A genomic region of Rheinheimera sp. MMS21-TC3 contains the following coding sequences:
- a CDS encoding lipopolysaccharide biosynthesis protein — MLFKHSILYFLARLGPAIITLLALSVYTRLLTPEDYGFYSLTIVVAMGLNTIVFQWISLALGRFLPEVNDARLKKQWVSTAVYSWLCIALIISVATYFLPLDDYLSQFSVIFSIVGILAAGQGWFALALRFDNIALRPVRYGIASLIKSGLALLLGGAALHFGLDVRAVLMMLLIALLLSSLLQRSEWANSDIRFFDKSIFIKMLVYGMPLTMTFVMTFLIDASGRFFIAKYQGPAEVGVFSASFEFIQYIIGTLLGIIHLAAFPLIISKLNKEGEIAARKQLVINFELLLAVAAASCVGLALLSADVAALFMGENFRAGANTLMPWLALALFLSVIRSYYFDYAFQLGSNTVLQFYTVAVGALVNIIACIILIPICGLSGAAVAICYGFAASLVTSIVLGKYAFVMPALPKLAIVKVAFAICCMVLAIVQLPVLTALWALILKTLVGGAVFISVMIMMNYMNVRQLLKERYFARGA, encoded by the coding sequence ATGTTGTTTAAGCATAGTATTTTATACTTTTTAGCAAGGTTAGGGCCTGCAATTATTACCTTACTGGCCTTATCTGTTTATACCCGATTGTTAACGCCTGAAGATTATGGTTTTTACTCGTTAACTATTGTTGTCGCAATGGGGTTAAATACTATTGTTTTTCAGTGGATAAGCTTAGCTTTAGGACGTTTTTTGCCTGAAGTGAATGATGCTCGGCTTAAAAAGCAATGGGTGTCTACGGCTGTGTATAGTTGGCTGTGTATAGCATTAATAATAAGTGTAGCTACTTATTTTTTACCGTTGGATGATTACTTATCCCAGTTTTCAGTTATTTTTTCTATTGTGGGTATTCTTGCCGCTGGGCAAGGGTGGTTTGCACTTGCATTGCGCTTTGACAATATCGCTCTTAGGCCGGTACGTTACGGTATCGCATCACTGATTAAAAGTGGGCTAGCTTTATTGCTGGGGGGCGCTGCTTTACATTTTGGCTTGGATGTTCGAGCTGTATTAATGATGTTGCTAATTGCCTTGCTTTTAAGCAGCTTGTTACAGAGGTCTGAGTGGGCTAACTCTGATATTCGCTTTTTTGATAAGAGTATTTTTATTAAGATGTTAGTTTACGGTATGCCATTAACAATGACATTTGTAATGACTTTCTTAATTGATGCTAGTGGGCGGTTTTTTATAGCGAAATACCAAGGCCCAGCCGAAGTTGGCGTTTTTTCAGCTTCTTTTGAGTTTATACAATATATTATTGGTACCTTGCTGGGTATTATTCACTTAGCTGCATTTCCTTTGATAATTAGTAAATTAAATAAAGAAGGCGAGATTGCTGCAAGAAAGCAGCTAGTCATAAATTTTGAGTTACTATTAGCTGTCGCTGCGGCTTCTTGTGTTGGTCTTGCATTATTAAGTGCTGATGTTGCAGCTTTATTTATGGGCGAAAACTTTAGAGCTGGTGCTAATACGTTAATGCCTTGGCTAGCGCTTGCTTTATTTTTAAGCGTGATAAGATCTTATTATTTTGATTATGCTTTTCAGTTAGGTAGCAATACTGTTTTGCAGTTTTATACTGTTGCTGTAGGGGCATTAGTTAATATTATTGCTTGTATTATATTGATCCCAATTTGTGGCCTTAGTGGCGCTGCTGTTGCCATTTGCTACGGCTTTGCTGCATCGCTAGTTACTAGTATTGTATTAGGGAAATATGCCTTTGTAATGCCAGCTTTACCTAAGTTAGCTATTGTTAAGGTGGCTTTTGCTATTTGCTGTATGGTATTAGCAATTGTTCAGTTACCTGTGCTAACCGCTTTATGGGCGTTAATATTGAAAACGCTAGTTGGGGGAGCTGTGTTTATCTCAGTGATGATTATGATGAATTATATGAATGTTCGTCAATTACTGAAGGAGCGCTATTTTGCTCGAGGTGCATGA
- a CDS encoding oligosaccharide flippase family protein has protein sequence MISVKSRGIWIVLAAISAALHQLILMVIMSRLLSVQEVGLYSLLLVFTALAGVLQDGGLASFIVHKQKLKRAEYSAMFILSTLLGLVIASLLIASSPFLSLLYQQPLLTEYMPLVAITLLINSCVTPYQASMLICQRQIALAKIDIFSKTFATVLTVYLLLSSTLGIASALYGAIAAACIRLLILGYSLPIAYQPSLAVNLSIIPKALKFGSYQTAALVLNQLRTRLDQLVIGKLMGMETLAIYSLAKELISHPNRFIAPLIRNLLFPKLAQHQQKPTQQQHIFSQAIKAIAWSNSIIFATLALAAGPIVQLVYSNDYRAAAPILSLLAAYGIVRNTGAAYVSFAQAQGRAELEFYWNVFASIIMGAVIWFSASTLSLSFTAMALAGVQLSLSYIGFYFFRYHIAPLKQVNYIALSLGPVLVVLSASIIGYIIYA, from the coding sequence ATGATCTCAGTTAAAAGCCGTGGGATCTGGATAGTTTTAGCCGCCATTAGCGCGGCGCTACATCAATTAATATTAATGGTCATAATGTCGCGTTTACTTAGCGTGCAAGAAGTTGGTCTTTATAGTTTATTACTTGTTTTTACGGCTCTAGCAGGCGTACTACAAGACGGTGGCCTCGCCAGTTTTATTGTCCATAAACAAAAACTAAAACGCGCTGAATATAGCGCTATGTTTATACTTAGTACCTTACTAGGTTTGGTTATTGCCAGCCTGTTAATTGCCAGTTCGCCATTTTTAAGTTTGTTATATCAACAGCCACTTTTAACTGAATATATGCCGCTGGTTGCCATAACCTTACTCATAAACAGCTGTGTTACGCCTTATCAAGCCAGCATGTTAATTTGCCAAAGACAAATCGCCTTAGCCAAAATAGACATTTTCAGCAAAACCTTTGCTACTGTACTCACAGTCTACTTGTTACTCTCTAGCACACTTGGCATTGCCAGCGCCCTTTATGGCGCTATTGCTGCGGCCTGTATTAGGTTGCTAATTTTAGGCTATAGTTTACCTATTGCTTATCAACCAAGCTTGGCAGTTAATTTATCTATTATTCCTAAAGCCCTGAAATTTGGTAGTTATCAAACCGCGGCCTTAGTGTTAAACCAATTAAGAACCCGGTTAGATCAGCTGGTTATTGGTAAATTAATGGGCATGGAAACACTCGCCATCTACAGCCTAGCCAAAGAATTAATTTCTCACCCTAATCGCTTTATCGCCCCGCTTATTCGAAATTTACTATTTCCTAAGCTAGCCCAACATCAACAAAAACCAACGCAGCAACAGCATATATTTAGCCAAGCCATTAAAGCCATAGCTTGGAGCAACAGCATAATTTTTGCCACTTTAGCCTTAGCTGCAGGCCCTATAGTGCAATTAGTTTACAGTAATGACTACCGAGCCGCCGCCCCTATATTAAGTCTGCTTGCTGCCTATGGCATAGTTCGCAACACCGGCGCCGCTTATGTAAGTTTTGCCCAAGCGCAGGGCCGAGCTGAATTAGAGTTCTATTGGAATGTATTTGCTTCTATTATCATGGGGGCCGTTATTTGGTTTAGCGCTAGTACCTTATCGTTAAGCTTTACTGCTATGGCATTAGCCGGTGTGCAACTAAGCCTTTCCTATATTGGCTTTTATTTTTTTAGATACCATATAGCCCCGCTAAAGCAAGTTAACTATATTGCTTTAAGCCTAGGGCCAGTATTAGTTGTGCTTAGCGCCAGTATCATCGGCTATATCATCTACGCTTAG
- a CDS encoding glycosyltransferase family 4 protein, with amino-acid sequence MKKLLFVVNVDWFFISHRLPIALAAQRDGYEVHLACNFTDQAEYLASLGFVLHQLDLSRSGTGLLSEINAFKGIYAMLRKVKPDIVHLVTIKPVIYGGIASRFLKVKQRVASISGLGYIFIARGLRASILRFAVSLLYRFALHSADTTKVIFQNPDDKQLLLDLGIIDPSQAVMIRGSGVDLSRYDVQPEPISTPVVMLVARLLIDKGVLEFVEAARELSRRGAEIRMVLVGDTDDGNPKSVSSADISRWLDEGIVEHWGYQKDINNIIAQANIIVLPSYREGLPKSLIEAAACGRAVITTDVPGCRDAITPNVTGLLVPVKESAGLVAAICKLTEDTALRARMGLAGRQLAEEAFDIELVIKTHLQLYQGDKPKMVFVVNIAKFFLSHWLPEANEAKAQGYDVHVATMAGAEVAQITAAGLTHHVIPLSRSGKNIFSEFKSFFYLLTLFRHLKPELVHLMTIKPVIYGGLAARITKVPGVLAVVTGLGYVFIHHGIRAVLVRGLVSFLYKRVFAHPNLLAVFENESDKQSFLNAGIVVQSKARIINGAGVDLEKYLFLPEPKAPFTVTFAARLLKDKGFLEFVAAARLVKAVYPEIRFWVAGDTDEGNPASVSPDVIQMLEKEQLLDFLGFRDDIPQIFAQSNLVVLPSYREGLPKVLIEAAACGRAIITTDVPGCRHAIIPDETGILVPVRQVEPLAEAIKYLYTSPLIRVGMAEKGRQLAIDKYNISNTVAAYFALYAELTTEIVHD; translated from the coding sequence ATGAAAAAACTACTGTTTGTTGTTAACGTAGATTGGTTTTTTATATCGCACCGTTTGCCTATTGCATTAGCGGCACAGCGTGATGGCTATGAAGTGCACCTTGCTTGTAATTTTACTGACCAAGCTGAGTATTTAGCGTCGTTAGGTTTTGTTTTACACCAATTAGATTTATCTCGTAGTGGCACGGGCTTACTTTCAGAAATTAATGCTTTTAAAGGCATTTATGCCATGTTGCGCAAAGTTAAACCTGATATTGTGCATTTGGTTACCATTAAGCCTGTGATCTATGGTGGTATTGCTAGCCGCTTTTTAAAGGTTAAACAGCGTGTCGCTTCAATTTCTGGTTTAGGTTATATATTTATTGCTAGAGGTTTAAGAGCGAGCATTCTGCGTTTTGCCGTTTCATTATTATATCGTTTTGCCCTGCATTCAGCTGATACAACCAAAGTTATTTTTCAAAACCCGGATGATAAACAGTTATTGCTTGATCTTGGGATTATCGATCCTTCACAAGCAGTTATGATCCGTGGCTCTGGCGTGGATTTGAGCCGTTATGATGTTCAGCCAGAGCCGATATCGACACCGGTAGTGATGTTAGTGGCTCGCTTATTAATAGATAAGGGCGTTTTAGAATTTGTTGAAGCTGCCAGAGAGCTAAGCCGCAGAGGCGCAGAGATTAGGATGGTATTGGTTGGCGATACTGATGATGGTAACCCTAAGTCGGTGTCTAGTGCTGATATCAGTCGTTGGCTGGATGAAGGCATTGTTGAGCATTGGGGGTATCAAAAAGACATTAATAATATTATTGCTCAAGCCAATATTATTGTGCTGCCATCCTATCGCGAAGGTTTACCTAAAAGTTTAATAGAAGCGGCGGCTTGTGGTAGAGCGGTGATTACGACCGATGTTCCTGGTTGTCGTGATGCAATAACGCCTAATGTTACCGGCTTATTAGTGCCTGTAAAAGAGTCTGCTGGGTTAGTTGCAGCAATTTGTAAGCTTACTGAAGATACTGCGCTGCGTGCTAGGATGGGGCTTGCAGGTCGGCAGTTAGCTGAGGAGGCTTTTGATATAGAGCTTGTAATAAAAACTCATTTACAGCTATATCAAGGCGATAAGCCTAAAATGGTTTTTGTGGTGAATATTGCTAAGTTCTTTTTGTCGCATTGGTTGCCTGAAGCGAATGAAGCTAAAGCCCAAGGTTATGATGTACATGTAGCGACAATGGCGGGAGCTGAAGTTGCCCAAATTACCGCTGCGGGTTTAACTCATCATGTTATTCCTTTAAGCCGAAGTGGTAAGAATATTTTCTCTGAATTTAAATCGTTTTTTTACTTACTGACTTTATTTCGCCACTTAAAACCTGAGCTTGTTCATTTAATGACCATTAAACCAGTGATTTATGGTGGCTTAGCTGCACGTATTACAAAGGTTCCTGGTGTATTAGCTGTTGTTACTGGGCTAGGCTATGTGTTTATTCATCATGGTATCCGTGCTGTTTTAGTACGTGGTTTAGTTAGCTTTTTATATAAAAGAGTCTTTGCTCACCCTAATTTATTAGCGGTATTTGAAAATGAGTCAGATAAACAGAGTTTTTTAAATGCTGGCATAGTGGTGCAGTCAAAAGCCCGTATTATTAACGGTGCAGGTGTAGATTTAGAAAAATATTTATTTTTACCCGAGCCTAAAGCGCCGTTCACTGTAACCTTTGCTGCACGCTTGTTAAAAGACAAAGGTTTTTTAGAGTTTGTTGCTGCGGCTAGGCTAGTAAAAGCTGTTTATCCAGAAATTCGCTTTTGGGTTGCCGGTGATACAGACGAGGGGAACCCTGCTTCAGTATCGCCTGATGTAATTCAAATGTTAGAAAAAGAGCAATTACTTGATTTTTTAGGTTTTAGGGATGATATTCCTCAGATTTTTGCTCAAAGTAACTTAGTTGTATTACCTTCATACCGAGAAGGACTGCCTAAAGTACTTATAGAAGCCGCGGCCTGTGGCCGTGCAATCATTACCACGGATGTGCCAGGGTGCCGCCATGCTATTATTCCTGATGAAACCGGAATTTTAGTTCCTGTTCGTCAGGTTGAACCACTAGCAGAGGCGATTAAATATTTGTATACTAGCCCATTAATACGCGTGGGTATGGCAGAGAAAGGCCGGCAGTTGGCAATAGATAAGTATAATATTTCTAATACTGTAGCTGCTTATTTTGCGTTGTATGCTGAATTGACAACTGAGATTGTACATGATTAA
- a CDS encoding SDR family oxidoreductase yields the protein MIKNLLITGANGFIGRALLSELQKLNYNATAITRSPFACDAPTQNLLISHVTGSTDWSSTLNQAKPDVIIHAAARVHQMNDCAQDPLQAFRDVNTAGTLNLARQAAKQGVKRFIFISTVKVNGEVTAEGKAFDVNQQPMPVDAYGISKAEAELGLRQIAAETKMEVVIIRSPLVYGAGVKGNFLSMIRLAKKNLPLPLGAINNKRSLVALDNLLNLIITCIEHPKAVGQTFLVSDNHDVSTTELLTLLVRAAGKKPRLFSVPSTWLQLAAKLLGKRAVIERLCGNLQVDISHTRQQLDWQPVITIEDGLKKCFAKEL from the coding sequence ATGATTAAAAACCTGCTCATTACGGGTGCCAATGGCTTTATTGGCAGGGCGTTATTGTCTGAACTGCAAAAGTTAAACTATAACGCTACTGCTATAACCAGAAGTCCGTTTGCATGTGATGCGCCAACCCAAAACCTATTAATTTCGCACGTAACGGGTTCTACTGATTGGTCTTCAACTCTAAATCAAGCTAAGCCTGATGTTATTATTCATGCTGCTGCCCGTGTGCATCAGATGAATGATTGCGCTCAAGATCCTCTTCAAGCTTTTCGTGATGTAAATACTGCAGGCACCTTAAACTTAGCCCGCCAAGCGGCAAAGCAGGGTGTGAAGCGCTTTATTTTTATCAGTACTGTTAAGGTAAATGGCGAAGTAACGGCAGAAGGCAAAGCCTTTGATGTTAACCAGCAGCCTATGCCTGTTGATGCTTATGGTATTTCAAAAGCTGAAGCTGAGTTGGGGTTAAGGCAAATTGCCGCTGAAACAAAGATGGAAGTGGTTATTATTCGCTCTCCTTTAGTTTATGGCGCAGGTGTTAAAGGTAACTTTTTATCTATGATACGCCTGGCCAAAAAGAACTTGCCCTTGCCATTAGGCGCTATAAATAATAAGCGCAGTCTTGTTGCTTTAGATAATTTATTGAATTTAATAATTACTTGTATTGAGCATCCAAAAGCAGTGGGACAAACCTTTTTAGTTAGTGATAACCATGATGTTTCTACAACAGAATTATTAACGCTATTAGTGCGAGCCGCTGGTAAGAAGCCTCGCTTGTTCTCTGTTCCTAGTACCTGGTTGCAATTGGCTGCTAAACTTTTAGGAAAACGTGCTGTTATAGAGCGCTTGTGTGGTAACTTACAAGTTGATATAAGCCATACGCGGCAGCAATTAGATTGGCAGCCGGTAATCACTATTGAAGATGGCTTGAAAAAGTGCTTTGCTAAAGAGCTTTAG
- the rfbD gene encoding dTDP-4-dehydrorhamnose reductase: MKVLILGGTGQLGTCLQAVLSQAGIAFEAPSRRELNLETELEFTTLVAAVKPSIVVNAAAYTAVDKAEHEPELAYMLNATMPEKLAIACQQADLPLIHISTDYVFNGKTNKPYFESDLTEPVSVYGKSKLAGELAVLEHCEQAIIIRTSWLYSEYGNNFLKTMIRLSKERSQLNVVADQIGTPTYAGDLALAILKIIQHSQHAKLHKDIYHFANLGVASWYDFAWHIFKQTASKIELNAITTEQYPTPATRPAYSILNSQKISNHYGVVNRHWLDALTAMMPDLP, from the coding sequence ATGAAGGTATTAATTTTAGGTGGAACTGGCCAGTTAGGCACATGCCTACAAGCGGTGTTAAGCCAAGCGGGCATAGCATTTGAGGCCCCGAGTAGAAGAGAGCTTAATTTAGAAACTGAGCTTGAGTTTACAACCTTAGTTGCTGCTGTAAAACCTAGTATAGTGGTTAATGCTGCAGCCTATACTGCTGTTGATAAAGCTGAACATGAGCCGGAGTTGGCTTATATGCTTAATGCGACTATGCCTGAAAAATTGGCTATTGCTTGTCAACAAGCAGATTTGCCTTTAATTCATATTTCAACAGATTATGTCTTTAATGGTAAAACTAACAAGCCTTATTTTGAGTCAGATTTAACTGAGCCGGTTTCGGTGTATGGCAAGAGTAAGCTTGCTGGTGAACTGGCTGTGCTTGAGCACTGTGAGCAGGCTATTATTATTCGTACTAGCTGGTTATATAGTGAATATGGTAATAACTTTTTAAAGACGATGATCCGCTTAAGTAAAGAGCGCAGCCAGCTAAATGTCGTGGCCGATCAAATAGGTACGCCTACTTATGCCGGTGACTTAGCACTGGCCATCTTAAAAATAATTCAACATAGTCAACACGCTAAATTGCATAAAGATATCTATCATTTTGCTAACTTAGGTGTGGCATCTTGGTATGATTTTGCTTGGCATATATTTAAACAAACAGCTAGCAAGATAGAGTTAAATGCTATTACGACTGAGCAATATCCTACGCCAGCAACTAGACCAGCCTATAGTATTTTAAATTCTCAAAAGATTTCAAACCATTATGGTGTTGTTAATCGGCATTGGCTTGATGCCTTAACCGCTATGATGCCTGATCTTCCTTGA
- a CDS encoding glycosyltransferase, producing MKVAVLTQGKNIPSTRFRVSQYADKFNSKDINLIFYHAKKSAYPPVSKWQRFAWFISEVTHRLGQIRTINNSDIDCVILQRELISTLPTLERFIRKPIIFDVDDAIFLRKKGLAAKTIASLASHITCGNSYLADYFKQFNKPLSIIPTPVDTSRFTPKPVSTEQLFLGWSGSSSGFKYLYEIESGLIDALSACPDWKLLIIADVKPRFKQLPDEKVVFIKWSPEVEVSAIQRMSIGLMPLQDDPWSNGKCSYKMLLYMACAIPCVVSNVGMNKDILQQAEVGIGVENIADWGAELTGLMNNYELRQRLGCAGRYLTEEKYSLDSASSCWFDIFASMTSVTGAPS from the coding sequence ATGAAAGTAGCGGTACTTACTCAGGGTAAAAATATCCCTAGCACTCGGTTTCGTGTAAGCCAATATGCTGATAAGTTTAATTCTAAAGATATTAATTTAATTTTTTATCATGCTAAGAAATCTGCATATCCACCTGTTAGTAAATGGCAGCGGTTTGCTTGGTTTATTTCTGAAGTTACACATAGACTCGGGCAAATACGTACTATCAATAATTCGGATATTGACTGTGTTATTTTACAGCGCGAGCTTATTTCGACTTTACCTACATTAGAGCGCTTTATACGTAAGCCTATTATTTTTGATGTTGATGATGCTATTTTCTTGCGTAAAAAAGGCTTGGCAGCAAAAACTATTGCTTCTTTAGCATCGCATATTACATGTGGTAACAGTTACTTAGCTGATTATTTTAAGCAGTTTAATAAACCATTAAGCATTATTCCTACCCCTGTTGACACTAGTAGATTTACACCTAAACCCGTAAGTACTGAACAGTTATTTTTGGGCTGGTCTGGCTCTTCGAGCGGTTTTAAATATTTATATGAAATAGAATCTGGTTTAATTGATGCGCTATCGGCATGCCCTGATTGGAAATTATTAATTATTGCTGATGTAAAACCGCGCTTTAAGCAATTGCCCGATGAAAAAGTAGTTTTTATTAAGTGGAGCCCTGAAGTTGAGGTTAGCGCAATTCAGCGAATGAGCATTGGGTTGATGCCTTTACAAGATGATCCTTGGTCGAATGGCAAATGTAGTTATAAAATGCTGCTTTATATGGCGTGTGCTATACCTTGTGTTGTTTCTAACGTGGGTATGAATAAAGATATTTTACAACAAGCAGAAGTGGGTATTGGTGTTGAAAATATAGCTGATTGGGGAGCTGAACTCACTGGTTTAATGAATAATTACGAGTTACGTCAGCGTTTAGGTTGTGCTGGAAGGTATTTAACAGAAGAAAAATATAGTCTTGATAGCGCGTCGAGTTGCTGGTTTGATATTTTTGCATCTATGACAAGTGTTACTGGAGCGCCTAGCTAA
- a CDS encoding glycosyltransferase: MQVSFFVDQYPCYSETFIQNQIDGLLAAGIKVQVITLFSDPTAPINPKLPVKAIYQRPDPKVKMVIKRSLSVISSLFNTSVWRSLSQNQFALLRKNLFLPALAADWHKKHGSMQNDIILAHFGTTAVTAAMLIELGLLQGKLVSVFHGFELSEHQVLARYKKAYRGLFATTELCMPVSQLWAQRLKTLGCPENKIQVHHMGIYADTFSLLEPNRPLNNPIQLLSVARLVEKKGLDDAIDAISLLKQQQIPAKLTIIGDGPLKAALQQHIQHLNLQDRVKLAGALPHSDVKQALERCDIFMLPSKTAANGDMEGIPVSLMEAMARGIIVLSTKHSGISELIKHNENGYLVDENAPEQLAQQIQSIAKANNLSQIRLSARAQIEAHFNQSVLNENLISQLQALHDLS; encoded by the coding sequence ATGCAAGTCAGCTTTTTTGTCGATCAATACCCCTGTTACTCTGAAACCTTTATTCAAAATCAAATAGATGGCTTATTAGCCGCCGGCATTAAAGTGCAAGTAATCACGCTGTTTTCAGATCCAACCGCCCCCATAAACCCAAAGCTGCCAGTAAAAGCCATCTATCAGCGGCCAGATCCTAAAGTTAAAATGGTTATAAAACGCAGCCTATCGGTTATAAGCAGCCTATTTAACACCAGCGTTTGGCGCAGCCTTAGTCAAAACCAGTTTGCTTTATTGCGTAAAAATTTATTCTTGCCAGCCTTAGCCGCAGACTGGCATAAAAAGCACGGCAGTATGCAAAACGATATTATTCTGGCGCATTTTGGCACAACCGCAGTTACCGCCGCTATGCTGATAGAGCTAGGCTTATTACAAGGCAAACTCGTTAGTGTATTTCACGGCTTTGAATTATCCGAACACCAAGTGCTGGCTCGTTATAAAAAAGCTTATCGGGGCCTTTTTGCTACCACAGAGCTATGTATGCCCGTTAGTCAACTTTGGGCTCAGCGTTTAAAAACCTTAGGCTGTCCTGAAAATAAAATACAGGTTCATCATATGGGCATTTATGCCGACACTTTTAGTTTGCTAGAACCGAACCGGCCACTTAATAACCCCATACAATTACTCAGCGTTGCTCGGCTAGTCGAGAAAAAAGGCTTAGATGATGCAATTGACGCCATTAGTTTGCTAAAGCAGCAACAGATACCCGCTAAACTAACCATAATTGGCGATGGCCCATTAAAGGCCGCATTACAACAGCATATTCAACACTTAAATTTACAAGACAGGGTTAAGCTAGCTGGGGCTCTACCCCACAGCGACGTTAAACAAGCCCTAGAGCGCTGTGATATTTTTATGCTGCCAAGTAAAACGGCCGCTAATGGTGATATGGAGGGGATCCCCGTATCGTTAATGGAAGCCATGGCTAGAGGCATTATTGTATTAAGTACTAAACATAGCGGCATTAGCGAGCTAATTAAACATAATGAAAATGGCTACCTTGTAGATGAAAATGCACCAGAGCAACTTGCTCAACAAATCCAAAGCATTGCTAAGGCTAATAACCTAAGTCAAATAAGGCTATCGGCAAGAGCACAAATAGAAGCGCATTTTAATCAGTCTGTACTTAACGAAAATTTAATTAGTCAACTGCAGGCCCTGCATGATCTCAGTTAA
- a CDS encoding glycosyltransferase — MTNSLISVYIPTHNRPVMLARAIQSVINQDYSNIEIIVVDDGSTAQNQSKAEKLCAQHPNIIYIKTAISGGACAARNLAINKASGDFITGLDDDDEFLPNRLSAFMDNWHKFTDLSLLCTGYKFILPGGKVINSGQKAMAIGKQRILDINDVGNQVFTKTEYLKAIAGFDPNLEACQDYDVWIRLIQTFGTGYRLPLINYIVHQEHDSPRISQLDKRQRGHKQLITKHQEKMTPQQIRSQQFFCALYGGEQNIWRLTKLSGCRHLLVLFKVLFVRALSTKR, encoded by the coding sequence ATGACTAACAGCCTAATATCGGTATATATACCTACACACAATCGGCCTGTAATGCTAGCCCGAGCCATCCAAAGCGTTATCAATCAAGACTATAGCAATATCGAAATTATCGTCGTTGATGATGGCTCAACAGCCCAGAACCAAAGTAAAGCCGAGAAGCTCTGTGCACAGCACCCTAATATTATATATATAAAAACAGCTATTTCAGGCGGTGCCTGTGCAGCACGGAATCTTGCTATAAATAAAGCCAGCGGCGACTTTATTACCGGCTTAGATGATGATGATGAGTTTTTACCTAATCGCCTTAGCGCTTTTATGGATAACTGGCACAAATTCACTGATCTATCATTACTTTGCACCGGTTATAAGTTTATCTTACCCGGCGGAAAAGTAATCAACAGTGGCCAAAAAGCCATGGCAATAGGCAAGCAAAGAATATTAGATATAAATGATGTTGGAAATCAGGTATTCACCAAAACCGAGTACTTAAAAGCAATAGCGGGGTTCGATCCTAACCTAGAAGCATGCCAAGACTATGACGTTTGGATAAGATTAATCCAAACATTTGGCACAGGCTATAGATTACCACTAATTAACTACATCGTTCATCAAGAGCACGACTCGCCAAGAATATCTCAACTAGACAAAAGACAACGTGGTCATAAGCAGTTAATAACCAAACACCAAGAAAAAATGACCCCACAACAAATTCGAAGTCAGCAATTTTTCTGTGCTTTATATGGTGGCGAACAAAACATCTGGCGCTTAACAAAATTAAGTGGCTGTCGGCATTTGCTAGTACTATTTAAGGTGCTATTTGTCCGCGCACTATCTACAAAGCGCTAA
- a CDS encoding glycosyltransferase family A protein, with the protein MPAISIVIPLYNKATSVSRSINSVLQQSFSHFELIIVDDGSTDNSLNIVQSYQDKRITIIQQQNQGASVARNNGVLAANSEFIAFLDADDCYHPDFLQRIINLTEQYSDAALFSCRFNFVDETGKTFSPKGSLPEDYIGEITPFYPLFKQNRALIHPSSMAVNKKLFLACGGFPAGKTVGEDLQLILSMALQGKVVSDLRICATIHRDAENRTQNRAEIKPGCHLEYFFKSQSWQQNIAADTIEQLKDFLIHNALLHSAGAALLGQRSLAYYYAKLIWQQSPLNGIIAFAIAVMPQRTLAWLKQKRNND; encoded by the coding sequence ATGCCAGCAATAAGTATTGTTATTCCTCTATACAATAAAGCGACCTCTGTAAGCAGAAGTATTAACTCAGTGCTACAGCAAAGCTTTAGTCACTTCGAGCTAATCATTGTCGACGACGGCTCTACTGACAATAGCCTTAACATAGTACAAAGCTACCAAGATAAACGCATCACCATTATTCAACAACAAAATCAAGGGGCATCGGTTGCTAGAAATAATGGCGTCCTAGCCGCAAACAGTGAGTTTATTGCATTTTTAGATGCCGATGACTGCTATCACCCAGACTTTTTACAGCGAATTATAAACCTCACAGAGCAATATTCTGATGCCGCACTATTTAGCTGTCGCTTTAATTTCGTTGATGAAACAGGCAAAACCTTCAGCCCTAAAGGCAGCTTACCTGAAGATTATATTGGCGAAATAACCCCTTTTTATCCCTTGTTCAAACAAAACCGCGCTTTAATACACCCCTCTTCTATGGCGGTAAACAAAAAACTATTTTTAGCCTGTGGCGGCTTTCCCGCAGGCAAAACAGTTGGCGAAGACTTACAGCTAATATTAAGTATGGCATTGCAAGGTAAGGTTGTATCTGACTTACGCATCTGTGCCACCATTCACCGAGATGCTGAAAATAGAACCCAAAATAGAGCAGAAATTAAACCGGGCTGCCACTTAGAGTACTTTTTTAAAAGCCAAAGTTGGCAACAAAATATAGCAGCAGACACCATTGAACAATTAAAAGACTTTTTAATTCATAATGCCTTGTTACACAGCGCCGGTGCCGCTTTGCTTGGCCAGCGCAGCTTAGCTTACTATTATGCCAAACTTATATGGCAGCAAAGCCCACTAAACGGCATCATAGCTTTTGCTATTGCTGTTATGCCACAACGCACTTTAGCTTGGTTAAAACAGAAACGAAATAATGACTAA